One Falsibacillus pallidus DNA segment encodes these proteins:
- a CDS encoding zinc-binding dehydrogenase, giving the protein MKALLLEDKGKVNEMKVGEIEKPTPGKGEILVKIKATALNPVDYKTGNGGNPNWTYPHVLGLDSAGIVEEVGEGVTNVKAGDRVVYHGDMTKKGGFAEYGVTTAHTVSLIPEGISFEDAAALPCAGFTAYQALFHKLHAAKGQTILVHAGAGGVGGFAIQLAKNAGLKVLTTASAANHEYVKGLGADYGIDYREEDFVEKALEITDGLGVDLVLDTVGRDNADKSLKALAFNGQIAFIAGPPNANEAISFAHPLSFHQVALGSVHQSGNRKEQLKLAEMGDHMLSLLKEGKLNALVQKTVSLDEVPQALAELATRKVKGKIIAQIH; this is encoded by the coding sequence ATGAAGGCATTATTGCTTGAAGACAAAGGAAAAGTAAACGAAATGAAGGTTGGTGAAATTGAAAAACCGACACCAGGTAAAGGAGAAATTTTGGTAAAAATTAAAGCCACTGCTTTAAATCCGGTCGACTATAAAACAGGGAACGGAGGCAATCCGAACTGGACTTATCCGCATGTACTTGGTCTTGATTCTGCAGGGATTGTGGAAGAAGTAGGCGAAGGTGTCACTAACGTTAAAGCAGGTGACAGAGTTGTCTACCATGGTGATATGACGAAAAAAGGCGGATTTGCGGAGTATGGAGTGACGACAGCGCACACCGTTTCACTCATCCCGGAAGGCATTTCCTTCGAAGACGCAGCTGCCTTGCCGTGTGCTGGCTTTACCGCATACCAAGCGTTATTTCATAAATTGCATGCTGCTAAAGGACAAACGATTCTAGTACATGCAGGAGCTGGCGGTGTCGGCGGTTTCGCAATCCAGCTGGCGAAAAATGCTGGACTGAAGGTGCTTACAACTGCATCCGCTGCCAACCATGAGTATGTGAAAGGCTTAGGAGCCGACTACGGCATCGACTACCGTGAAGAAGATTTTGTAGAAAAAGCATTGGAAATCACGGATGGACTCGGTGTCGACCTGGTACTCGATACAGTCGGACGCGATAACGCGGACAAATCCTTGAAGGCGCTGGCGTTCAACGGACAAATCGCCTTCATTGCAGGGCCGCCAAATGCGAACGAAGCCATCTCCTTCGCGCATCCACTGTCCTTCCACCAAGTAGCACTAGGAAGCGTCCACCAATCCGGAAATCGAAAAGAGCAGCTCAAACTCGCCGAAATGGGCGACCACATGCTATCGCTCTTGAAAGAAGGAAAACTAAACGCGCTAGTCCAAAAAACAGTATCACTGGATGAAGTACCACAAGCACTAGCTGAACTAGCCACCCGAAAAGTAAAAGGCAAAATCATCGCCCAAATCCACTAA
- a CDS encoding YdeI/OmpD-associated family protein translates to MTRSELHPKVDAFMIRAKKWSAEYMKLRDIALDCGLTEDFKWMHPCYTLEGKNVVLIHGFKDYCAYLFHKGSLMKDPEGILIQQTENVQAARQIRFTNVEEIIEMESILKDYIMQAIEVEKSGLEVEFKKTTEYSIPEEFQVKLGEMPDLKEAFESLTPGRQRAYILHFSQAKQAKTRQARVEKYIQQILEGKGMND, encoded by the coding sequence ATGACACGTAGTGAACTGCATCCGAAGGTAGATGCGTTTATGATCAGGGCTAAAAAGTGGAGTGCTGAGTATATGAAGTTGAGGGATATTGCTCTCGACTGTGGTTTGACGGAAGATTTTAAGTGGATGCATCCTTGCTACACATTGGAAGGCAAGAATGTCGTTTTGATCCATGGATTTAAAGACTATTGCGCGTACCTCTTCCATAAAGGTTCTTTGATGAAAGATCCAGAAGGTATTCTGATCCAACAGACGGAGAATGTTCAGGCAGCCCGGCAGATTCGATTCACCAATGTGGAAGAAATTATTGAAATGGAATCAATCCTGAAAGACTATATAATGCAGGCTATAGAAGTGGAAAAATCCGGATTGGAAGTAGAGTTTAAAAAGACGACAGAATACAGTATTCCAGAAGAATTTCAAGTGAAGCTTGGAGAAATGCCCGATTTGAAAGAGGCGTTCGAATCCTTGACGCCAGGTCGCCAAAGAGCATACATCCTCCATTTTTCACAGGCAAAACAAGCAAAGACACGACAGGCGAGAGTGGAGAAGTATATACAGCAAATCCTTGAAGGCAAAGGGATGAATGACTAA
- a CDS encoding lactoylglutathione lyase family protein, translated as MNKPYPRSFSHIGLSVPNLEEAVKFYTEVLGWYVIMEPSEIVEDDSPIGQMCKDVFGEGWGKFKIAHLATSDKIGIEMFEFETNENPENNFEYWKTGIFHFCVQDPDIEGLVEKIVEHGGKQRMPIREYYPNEKPYKMVYCEDPFGNLIEIYTHSYELTYSQGAY; from the coding sequence ATGAATAAACCATATCCACGTTCCTTTTCACATATTGGCTTATCTGTACCGAATTTAGAGGAGGCTGTTAAATTTTATACAGAGGTTTTAGGCTGGTACGTCATCATGGAGCCTTCTGAAATTGTGGAAGACGACAGTCCGATCGGGCAAATGTGCAAGGATGTTTTTGGGGAAGGATGGGGCAAATTTAAAATCGCCCATCTCGCTACTTCTGACAAAATCGGCATCGAAATGTTCGAGTTTGAAACGAACGAAAATCCTGAGAATAACTTTGAATATTGGAAGACGGGCATCTTCCATTTCTGCGTGCAGGATCCCGACATTGAAGGGCTTGTGGAAAAAATCGTCGAGCATGGCGGAAAGCAGCGCATGCCCATTCGTGAATATTATCCGAATGAAAAGCCGTACAAAATGGTCTACTGCGAAGATCCATTCGGCAATCTCATTGAAATTTACACCCACAGCTATGAATTGACTTATTCCCAAGGGGCTTACTAA
- a CDS encoding winged helix-turn-helix transcriptional regulator — MKSTKYNVPVEATLEVIGGKWKVVILCLLKEGDKRFSELQRAMPVVTKKMLSQQLRELEKDGIINRTVYDEIPPKVEYSLTEEGESLREILNLMCAWGDKRLGNDPDCSGT; from the coding sequence GTGAAATCGACTAAATATAACGTGCCCGTTGAAGCGACGTTAGAAGTTATCGGAGGAAAATGGAAGGTCGTCATCCTCTGCCTGTTAAAAGAAGGCGACAAACGTTTCAGCGAACTCCAGCGAGCAATGCCGGTCGTCACGAAAAAAATGCTCTCCCAGCAGCTCCGGGAATTAGAAAAAGACGGCATCATCAACCGAACCGTCTACGACGAAATTCCGCCAAAAGTAGAATACTCACTCACCGAAGAAGGAGAAAGCCTCCGGGAAATCCTCAACCTCATGTGCGCGTGGGGAGACAAGAGAC
- a CDS encoding nucleotidyltransferase domain-containing protein: MAQCSKDEREESQLQVLAEVSGIAESLGMELWLRGGWAIDFLLGRLTRPHEDIDFVAWVQDRQRLEAELASAGYEKVPVNEPFCNRQSDFRKNEVDCSFVFITHSVEGDIIMNGLPEWVWRPDSLMTESYTLNGISARVLNPKQLLEEKEVYEQIGRPHRQKDAESKKILKQMILERE, translated from the coding sequence ATGGCACAATGTTCGAAGGATGAACGTGAGGAGTCGCAATTGCAGGTTTTGGCTGAAGTGAGTGGAATAGCTGAAAGTCTTGGAATGGAATTGTGGCTTCGCGGAGGATGGGCCATTGATTTTCTTCTCGGAAGGCTCACCCGCCCCCATGAGGATATTGATTTTGTTGCTTGGGTTCAGGATAGACAAAGGCTAGAGGCTGAACTGGCGAGTGCTGGGTATGAGAAAGTCCCTGTCAATGAACCTTTCTGTAACAGGCAGTCGGACTTTCGAAAAAATGAAGTTGATTGCAGTTTTGTATTTATAACACATTCTGTTGAGGGTGACATTATCATGAATGGACTTCCAGAATGGGTATGGAGACCTGATTCTCTCATGACAGAGAGCTATACATTGAACGGAATATCAGCTCGGGTGTTAAATCCAAAACAGCTGCTGGAAGAAAAGGAAGTCTATGAGCAAATCGGCAGGCCGCACAGACAAAAGGATGCGGAAAGCAAAAAGATTCTGAAGCAAATGATATTAGAGAGAGAATAG